Proteins encoded by one window of Roseibium sp. Sym1:
- a CDS encoding acyl-CoA synthetase gives MVARCSNRVINLAHFLTRNAARWPDRPAIIWQDRTWSWSELDERVSALARALETEYGLSRGDSLLVQAENSNQMIEIMLAAFRLGAVWVPCNFRQAPGETAYAAEKARAKVFVCDAGFAAQAAAVNTACPGLTGCISIGRSAFGADYETLVASNHGTSVANAPVDHTDPCWLFFTSGSTGRPKAVVLSHGQIGFVCVNYMADLIPGTNEQDASLVIAPLSHGAGLQLIAQLSAGSAHVLMPRGGFSPAAAFELIENHRISNLFTVPTIVKRLVEDPAVDRFDHSSLRHVIYAGAPMYREDQKTALQKLGSVLVQYYGLGEVTGNITVLRPQDHHLEDGPDARVGTCGTERTGIEVSIQDDDGNHLPPHQTGEVCVIGSAVCAGYLEDDAANAKSFRNGWFRTGDIGHMDEQRFLYLTGRASDMYISGGSNVYPKEVEEVLLTHPGISEVAILGIPDPQWGEVGLAVCVAATAPPPPPEALSEFLTGQVARYKMPARYLFIEKMPTSAYGKITKKLVREHLVDKGLL, from the coding sequence ATGGTGGCGCGTTGTTCCAATCGAGTGATCAATCTGGCGCATTTCCTCACCAGGAACGCCGCCCGTTGGCCGGATCGGCCTGCGATCATCTGGCAGGACCGGACCTGGAGCTGGTCGGAGCTGGATGAACGTGTTTCCGCCCTCGCCCGCGCGCTCGAGACCGAATACGGTCTCTCAAGGGGCGACAGCCTGCTGGTCCAGGCCGAGAACTCGAATCAGATGATCGAGATCATGCTGGCCGCCTTCCGGCTCGGGGCGGTCTGGGTTCCCTGCAATTTCCGCCAGGCGCCGGGCGAAACCGCCTATGCCGCGGAAAAAGCCAGGGCGAAGGTCTTCGTGTGCGATGCGGGGTTTGCCGCCCAGGCCGCCGCCGTCAACACCGCCTGCCCTGGTCTCACAGGATGCATCAGCATCGGTCGCAGCGCCTTTGGCGCCGACTACGAGACGCTTGTGGCGAGCAACCATGGGACCAGCGTCGCCAACGCGCCTGTCGACCATACCGATCCCTGCTGGCTGTTTTTCACCTCCGGCTCGACAGGCCGGCCAAAGGCGGTGGTGCTCAGCCACGGCCAGATCGGCTTCGTCTGCGTCAATTACATGGCCGACCTCATCCCGGGAACGAACGAACAGGACGCCTCGCTCGTGATCGCCCCGCTGTCACATGGCGCGGGCCTGCAATTGATCGCACAATTGTCGGCCGGGTCCGCGCATGTCCTGATGCCAAGGGGGGGCTTCAGTCCCGCGGCCGCCTTCGAGCTGATCGAGAACCACAGGATCAGCAACCTCTTCACGGTGCCGACCATCGTCAAGCGCCTTGTGGAAGACCCTGCCGTCGACCGCTTCGACCATTCCAGCCTGCGTCATGTGATCTATGCCGGTGCGCCGATGTACCGGGAGGATCAGAAAACCGCGCTGCAGAAGCTTGGCAGCGTGCTGGTGCAGTATTACGGGCTCGGCGAAGTGACCGGGAACATCACGGTGCTGCGCCCCCAGGATCATCATCTCGAGGACGGACCGGACGCACGGGTGGGAACCTGCGGCACGGAACGCACCGGCATCGAGGTCTCCATCCAGGACGATGACGGCAACCATCTGCCGCCTCACCAGACAGGGGAAGTCTGTGTCATCGGCTCTGCCGTCTGCGCGGGGTATCTGGAAGACGATGCTGCCAATGCCAAGTCGTTCCGCAATGGCTGGTTCCGGACCGGCGACATCGGTCACATGGACGAACAACGGTTTCTGTACCTGACCGGCCGGGCCTCGGACATGTACATCTCCGGCGGATCCAATGTTTATCCGAAGGAGGTGGAGGAGGTCCTGCTCACGCATCCGGGCATTTCCGAAGTGGCCATTCTTGGCATTCCGGACCCTCAATGGGGCGAAGTCGGCCTCGCGGTATGCGTCGCCGCGACCGCTCCCCCGCCGCCTCCCGAAGCCCTGTCGGAATTCCTGACAGGCCAGGTCGCCCGCTACAAGATGCCGGCGCGCTATCTGTTCATCGAGAAAATGCCGACCAGCGCCTATGGCAAGATCACCAAGAAGCTGGTGCGTGAGCACCTCGTCGATAAGGGGCTCCTGTGA
- a CDS encoding alpha/beta hydrolase, whose protein sequence is MTETLITDWDDAYANAAHIPGASGYVERWEDDSEAFRKSWMEKDLDIVYGDGARHRFDIFHPERKSKGLVIFVHGGYWMKFDKSKWSHFSAGPLARGWTTCLPSYDLAPDVRIADITRQIAAAISRAAARVAGPIRLTGHSAGGHLVTRMVCEDSLLPPEVLARIERVVSISGLHDLRPLRNTSMNDAFRMSEDDAIAESPALKKPVSDCPVVAWVGGAERPEFLRQSRLLADAWPSAAYEEEAERHHFDVIDGLKSPDSRLTSTLLAS, encoded by the coding sequence ATGACTGAAACGCTGATTACCGATTGGGACGATGCCTACGCCAATGCGGCGCATATTCCAGGTGCGTCCGGCTATGTTGAGCGGTGGGAAGACGATTCGGAGGCGTTCCGAAAGTCCTGGATGGAGAAGGACCTCGACATCGTCTATGGCGACGGGGCGCGCCACCGGTTCGATATCTTCCATCCGGAACGGAAATCGAAAGGGCTCGTCATTTTCGTCCATGGCGGGTACTGGATGAAATTCGACAAGAGCAAGTGGTCGCATTTTTCAGCAGGACCGCTTGCAAGGGGCTGGACCACATGTCTGCCGTCCTATGACCTCGCGCCGGATGTCCGTATCGCCGACATAACCCGCCAGATTGCCGCGGCGATCTCCAGGGCTGCCGCTCGTGTCGCCGGCCCGATCCGGCTGACAGGGCATTCTGCCGGCGGGCATCTCGTGACGCGCATGGTCTGCGAGGACAGTCTGCTGCCACCGGAGGTGCTGGCACGGATAGAACGGGTCGTGTCGATCAGCGGCCTGCATGATTTGCGGCCGCTCAGAAACACCAGCATGAATGACGCCTTCAGGATGAGTGAAGACGATGCCATTGCCGAAAGCCCGGCGCTTAAGAAGCCGGTGAGCGACTGCCCGGTCGTCGCCTGGGTTGGCGGCGCGGAACGACCGGAATTCCTCCGGCAGTCCAGGCTGCTGGCAGATGCATGGCCGTCCGCGGCATACGAGGAGGAAGCGGAACGGCACCATTTTGATGTCATCGACGGGCTGAAGTCCCCCGACAGCAGATTGACTTCAACACTATTGGCATCCTAG
- the fumC gene encoding class II fumarate hydratase, producing the protein MRSESDSLGEIEVPEDKYWGAQTQRSLEHFSIGNDLIPIELIHAYGILKKAAALTNVDLGLLKPDLADLIVKAAEEVADGQLDAHFPLHVWMTGSGTQSNMNVNEVISNRAIAIAGGVLGSKDPVHPNDHVNMSQSSNDSFPTAMHMAAAIQTTHRLLPGVQTLHDSLKAKSGEWDDIIKIGRTHMQDATPLTLGQEFSGYAEMLRQDMDRIDHALIDVLSLALGGTAVGTGINTHPQFAEKSAAKIAELTALPFVSAPNKFAVQGSHDALVMLSGALRTLAVSLFKIANDIRLMSCGPRCGFYELKIPANEPGSSIMPGKVNPTQCEALAMIAAQVMGNDVSVGIGGSGGYLEMNVYKPLMINSILQSVRIMGDGCANFARFLVEGMEPNRKKIREYLDQSLMLVTALSPVIGYDKASYAAHHAFEKDLTLKQACLELGYVDEAEFDKVVDPSKMIHPSL; encoded by the coding sequence ATGCGCAGCGAAAGTGACAGTCTTGGCGAGATCGAGGTTCCCGAGGACAAGTACTGGGGTGCGCAGACGCAGCGGTCCCTTGAGCATTTCTCAATCGGCAACGATCTGATCCCGATCGAGCTCATCCACGCCTACGGTATCCTGAAAAAGGCCGCCGCGCTGACCAATGTCGATCTGGGGCTGCTCAAGCCGGATCTGGCGGATCTGATCGTCAAGGCAGCAGAAGAAGTGGCGGACGGACAGCTGGATGCGCATTTTCCGCTCCACGTGTGGATGACCGGTAGCGGCACGCAGTCCAACATGAATGTCAACGAGGTGATCTCAAACCGGGCAATCGCTATTGCCGGGGGTGTCCTGGGGAGCAAGGACCCGGTTCATCCGAATGATCACGTCAACATGTCCCAGTCGTCGAACGACTCGTTTCCGACGGCCATGCACATGGCGGCGGCCATCCAGACGACGCATCGGCTGCTTCCCGGCGTGCAGACGCTTCACGACAGTCTGAAGGCGAAGTCCGGGGAATGGGACGACATCATAAAGATCGGCCGGACGCATATGCAGGATGCGACGCCGCTGACATTGGGGCAGGAGTTTTCGGGGTATGCCGAGATGCTGCGCCAGGATATGGACCGGATCGATCACGCCCTGATAGACGTGCTTTCCCTGGCGCTGGGCGGAACGGCCGTCGGCACGGGCATCAACACCCATCCGCAATTCGCCGAGAAGTCCGCGGCGAAGATTGCCGAACTGACTGCTCTTCCCTTCGTCAGTGCCCCGAACAAGTTCGCCGTGCAAGGCAGCCACGATGCATTGGTGATGTTGAGCGGAGCGTTGCGCACCCTGGCTGTCTCGCTGTTCAAGATCGCCAATGACATCCGGCTGATGTCCTGCGGACCGCGCTGCGGGTTCTACGAGTTGAAGATCCCCGCCAACGAACCGGGGTCCTCGATCATGCCCGGAAAGGTCAATCCGACCCAGTGCGAAGCGCTGGCCATGATCGCGGCGCAGGTGATGGGCAACGACGTTTCCGTGGGGATCGGCGGATCCGGCGGGTATCTGGAAATGAATGTCTACAAGCCGCTCATGATCAATTCCATTCTGCAGTCGGTGCGGATCATGGGAGACGGCTGCGCCAATTTCGCCAGGTTCCTTGTCGAGGGCATGGAGCCCAACAGGAAGAAAATCCGGGAATACCTGGACCAGTCATTGATGCTGGTGACCGCGCTCAGTCCGGTGATCGGTTACGACAAGGCCAGCTATGCGGCGCATCATGCGTTTGAGAAGGACCTGACCTTGAAACAGGCCTGCCTGGAACTCGGATATGTCGACGAAGCGGAATTCGACAAGGTCGTCGATCCGTCGAAAATGATTCACCCGTCGCTCTGA
- a CDS encoding NAD-dependent malic enzyme, producing the protein MMKVSRSGKMGLDLIHDPVLNKNTAFSVEEREKYGLLGLLPAVVETLDQQVQRVLMQLNHKHSDIDRFIYLTGLLDTNETLFYKVIMSDPTRFLPIVYDPTIGEACLKFGHIYRRSRGVYLSIAHKGNVSKVLGDWPDKDVRFICVTNGGRILGLGDIGANGMGIPIGKLQLYTGAAGVPPEHLLPLFLDAGTNNEPLLEDPLYLGIRQKRPPTEELYPFVDEFVEAVQERYPDCCIHFEDWTGSDAVHLLARYRDKVCCYNDDIQGTAGITLAGLINALKIKGGSLKDETIFFAGAGSAGIGLADLLVSEMVSEGLSEEEARSRIWMYDVNGLLQSERDDLFDFQRKYAHKHAPTRDLTKAIKSVKPTTLIGVSTVGGLFTRSVVEAMADLNERPVVFALSNPTDHAECTAEQAYQWTKGKVIFAAGVQFPPVDYAGETYRPGQANNLYIFPAVAMAIYATRARRVTDEMFIEAAKAVADQVPEKLLGQGTLFPPQSDILETSVKTAARVAKTVFDAGLAQVPQPADLEAFVREHLYDASYPDLD; encoded by the coding sequence ATGATGAAAGTATCCCGCAGCGGCAAGATGGGGCTGGACCTAATCCACGACCCGGTGTTGAACAAGAACACGGCGTTCTCGGTAGAGGAACGGGAGAAATACGGCCTTCTGGGGCTGTTGCCGGCTGTGGTCGAAACACTCGACCAGCAGGTTCAACGGGTTCTGATGCAGCTGAACCACAAGCACAGCGACATAGACCGGTTCATTTACCTGACGGGACTGCTGGATACCAACGAGACCCTTTTCTACAAGGTCATCATGTCGGATCCGACCCGGTTCCTGCCAATCGTCTACGATCCGACCATCGGTGAGGCGTGTCTGAAATTCGGCCATATCTACCGGCGGTCTCGAGGCGTCTATCTGTCGATCGCGCACAAGGGCAACGTCAGCAAGGTCCTTGGCGACTGGCCGGACAAGGATGTTCGCTTCATCTGTGTTACCAATGGCGGACGCATTCTCGGTCTCGGCGATATCGGCGCGAACGGCATGGGCATTCCGATCGGCAAGCTGCAGCTCTATACCGGCGCGGCGGGTGTGCCACCGGAGCATCTCCTGCCCCTGTTCCTGGACGCCGGAACCAACAACGAGCCGTTGCTGGAAGACCCGCTTTATCTCGGCATTCGCCAGAAGCGGCCGCCGACCGAAGAGCTCTATCCGTTTGTCGACGAATTCGTCGAGGCGGTTCAGGAGCGCTATCCCGATTGCTGCATCCATTTCGAGGACTGGACCGGAAGTGACGCGGTGCATCTGCTGGCCCGCTACCGCGACAAGGTCTGCTGCTACAATGACGACATCCAGGGAACCGCCGGCATTACCCTCGCGGGCCTGATCAATGCGCTGAAGATCAAGGGCGGATCGCTCAAGGACGAGACCATTTTCTTCGCGGGTGCAGGCTCGGCCGGGATCGGCCTCGCGGATCTCCTGGTTTCGGAGATGGTGTCGGAAGGCCTCTCGGAAGAGGAGGCCCGGTCAAGGATCTGGATGTACGATGTCAACGGTCTTCTTCAGTCCGAGCGGGACGATCTCTTCGACTTCCAGCGCAAATATGCCCACAAGCACGCTCCGACGCGCGACCTGACCAAGGCCATCAAGTCGGTCAAGCCAACGACGCTGATCGGGGTGAGCACCGTAGGGGGGCTGTTCACGCGGTCGGTCGTGGAGGCCATGGCAGACCTCAACGAGCGCCCGGTCGTCTTTGCCTTGTCCAATCCGACAGACCATGCCGAATGCACGGCCGAGCAGGCCTATCAGTGGACGAAGGGCAAGGTCATCTTTGCAGCCGGTGTGCAGTTTCCGCCGGTCGACTATGCGGGTGAGACCTACAGGCCCGGACAGGCCAACAACCTCTATATCTTCCCTGCGGTGGCGATGGCGATCTATGCGACCCGGGCGAGACGCGTCACCGACGAGATGTTCATCGAGGCGGCCAAGGCCGTCGCCGACCAGGTCCCGGAAAAGCTGCTGGGACAGGGAACCCTGTTCCCGCCGCAGTCGGACATTCTGGAGACATCGGTCAAGACAGCGGCCCGTGTGGCGAAGACTGTCTTCGACGCGGGTCTCGCCCAGGTTCCTCAGCCGGCGGATCTGGAAGCCTTTGTCAGGGAACATCTTTACGACGCCAGCTATCCCGACCTGGATTGA
- a CDS encoding fumarylacetoacetate hydrolase family protein, with product MSFYTQDELAKGTFVGRVWRPDIMGPAIVTIRDTKVVDISTRAGPTVRDICEMEDPADYVTRAEGHVIGNFETLAAANPGDPFSAHFLAPCDLQSVKACGVTFANSMVERVIEELAAGDAQKAEEIRNRVGAVIGDSLRNIRAGSPEAVKVKQTLIEEGVWSPYLEVGIGPDAEVFSKAQILSSVGPGAKVGLHPISSWNNPEPEVVLAVSSKGEIVGAALGNDVNLRDVEGRSALLLSKAKDNNASCSIGPMIRLFDQSFSLADVRSAELELRVEGTDGFVLKGHSSMSQISRDPEDLVGQTIGRHHQYPDGLMLFLGTLFAPTQDRDVAGEGFTHKIGDVVTISAPGLGQLRNTVDLSTECPEWTFGVSHLMRNLAQRGLI from the coding sequence ATGAGCTTTTACACTCAGGACGAACTTGCTAAAGGAACGTTTGTCGGACGGGTCTGGCGCCCGGACATAATGGGACCGGCGATCGTGACCATTCGTGACACAAAGGTGGTCGACATCTCCACGAGAGCCGGGCCGACCGTTCGCGACATTTGCGAGATGGAAGATCCGGCAGATTACGTTACACGGGCCGAGGGCCATGTGATCGGCAATTTCGAGACGCTCGCGGCAGCCAATCCAGGCGATCCATTTTCGGCGCATTTCCTGGCGCCTTGTGACCTGCAGTCGGTCAAGGCCTGTGGCGTGACCTTTGCGAATTCCATGGTCGAGCGGGTGATCGAGGAACTTGCGGCCGGGGACGCCCAGAAGGCGGAGGAAATCAGAAATCGGGTTGGTGCCGTCATCGGTGACAGCCTGCGCAACATCAGGGCGGGATCACCCGAAGCCGTCAAAGTGAAGCAGACCCTGATCGAGGAAGGGGTCTGGAGCCCCTATCTCGAAGTCGGCATCGGACCGGATGCCGAGGTCTTTTCAAAGGCCCAGATCCTGTCTTCCGTGGGTCCAGGCGCGAAAGTGGGCCTGCACCCGATCTCCAGCTGGAACAATCCTGAACCGGAAGTGGTTCTTGCTGTGTCCTCCAAGGGAGAAATCGTGGGCGCGGCTTTGGGCAATGATGTCAATCTGCGCGATGTGGAAGGCAGATCCGCTTTGCTGCTCTCGAAAGCCAAGGACAACAACGCATCCTGTTCCATCGGCCCGATGATCCGCCTTTTCGATCAGAGTTTTTCACTGGCCGACGTGCGGTCCGCGGAACTCGAGCTTCGCGTCGAGGGAACGGACGGCTTTGTCCTGAAGGGGCATTCTTCCATGTCCCAGATCAGCCGGGATCCGGAAGACCTTGTTGGCCAGACCATCGGCCGGCATCACCAGTATCCGGACGGTCTCATGCTGTTTCTCGGAACCCTGTTCGCCCCGACCCAGGACCGGGATGTCGCCGGTGAGGGTTTCACGCACAAGATCGGCGACGTCGTGACCATATCCGCACCTGGCCTCGGACAGCTCCGGAACACTGTTGATCTTTCGACCGAATGCCCGGAATGGACCTTTGGCGTCAGCCATTTGATGCGCAATCTGGCCCAGCGCGGCCTGATCTGA
- a CDS encoding FadR/GntR family transcriptional regulator produces MDKNKKPTFELPDKVLTSLPTGAVKDIVELLGKSIIQGTYETNAVLPREEELVDKLGVSRTVVREAIKVLCGKGLVRTARRYGSRVCPFESWNLLDPDVIRWHDPANPRTARIYAEATDLRIMFEPEAAALAAGNASREQRDIILAAANCIHLQNGETDTIGADYAFHSTILQASGNLMLAQLQNVVYAVLLFSYAAGSPSASEVKASRRNHVGVADAIVGGDSELARLRMRDMLSQNKAIAEKFAVSRSS; encoded by the coding sequence ATGGATAAAAACAAAAAGCCGACTTTCGAACTCCCCGACAAAGTTCTCACTTCACTTCCCACTGGCGCCGTCAAGGACATTGTTGAACTCCTCGGCAAAAGCATCATTCAAGGAACCTACGAAACCAACGCCGTTCTGCCACGCGAAGAGGAACTGGTCGACAAGCTGGGGGTCTCCCGGACCGTTGTCCGTGAAGCGATCAAGGTCCTGTGCGGAAAAGGACTTGTTCGCACGGCGCGGCGTTACGGTTCCCGGGTCTGCCCGTTCGAAAGCTGGAACCTGCTGGATCCCGATGTGATCCGCTGGCACGATCCCGCCAATCCCCGGACGGCACGGATCTATGCCGAAGCCACGGATCTTCGCATCATGTTCGAGCCGGAAGCCGCCGCGCTTGCCGCGGGAAATGCCAGCCGCGAGCAACGCGACATCATTTTGGCGGCCGCCAATTGCATTCACCTGCAGAACGGCGAAACGGACACGATCGGTGCCGACTACGCCTTCCACTCCACAATCCTGCAAGCCAGCGGGAACCTGATGCTGGCGCAATTGCAGAATGTCGTCTACGCCGTCCTGCTGTTCTCCTATGCCGCCGGGTCTCCAAGCGCATCAGAGGTAAAGGCGTCACGGCGCAATCATGTCGGCGTGGCCGACGCCATCGTGGGTGGAGATTCGGAACTGGCTCGTCTGCGCATGCGTGACATGCTGTCTCAAAACAAGGCGATAGCGGAAAAATTTGCTGTGTCCCGATCGAGCTGA
- a CDS encoding PilZ domain-containing protein: protein MFSFLTAKRNSITNAIQRRLHPRQRTRLRPAKLASLDNEFLCDCTIRDISDGGVRLVLSEDHDLPEEFYVFDAVPKTVAEVQLRWREGLAAGVTYLVPPASIRHFKNTGVRKLAQRLYALDG, encoded by the coding sequence ATGTTTTCCTTTTTGACCGCAAAACGGAACTCGATCACGAATGCCATTCAAAGGCGCCTGCACCCTCGCCAGCGCACGCGCCTGCGCCCAGCCAAGCTGGCCAGCCTTGACAACGAGTTTCTTTGCGACTGCACCATCAGGGACATTTCCGATGGCGGTGTCCGCCTTGTTCTCAGCGAAGACCATGATTTGCCGGAAGAGTTCTACGTGTTCGACGCGGTACCGAAAACCGTCGCCGAAGTACAGCTCAGATGGCGTGAAGGCCTCGCGGCAGGCGTGACCTATCTCGTTCCGCCTGCAAGTATCCGGCATTTCAAGAACACCGGCGTTCGCAAGCTCGCCCAGAGGCTTTATGCGCTCGATGGCTGA
- the flgB gene encoding flagellar basal body rod protein FlgB — protein sequence MEPVFLNKLVSSSNDWLSVRQATIAENIANANTPGFRAKDLEPFTTVISKTQLAMTATHGGHLGQTMEAARSSDVEKADSWAVSHSGNSVSVEQELMKAGEVARDHSLNASIAKSFHRMYLAAVKS from the coding sequence ATGGAGCCTGTTTTCCTGAACAAACTGGTGTCGAGCAGCAATGACTGGTTGTCCGTGCGCCAGGCGACCATTGCGGAAAACATTGCCAACGCGAACACACCGGGCTTCCGGGCGAAAGACCTGGAACCCTTCACCACCGTGATCAGCAAGACCCAGCTGGCGATGACGGCCACCCATGGCGGCCATCTCGGCCAGACCATGGAAGCGGCGCGCTCATCCGATGTGGAAAAGGCGGACAGCTGGGCAGTCAGCCATTCGGGCAATTCCGTCAGCGTCGAACAGGAACTGATGAAGGCCGGTGAGGTCGCGCGCGATCATTCGTTGAACGCCAGTATCGCGAAGTCTTTTCATCGCATGTATCTCGCCGCCGTGAAATCCTAG
- the flgC gene encoding flagellar basal body rod protein FlgC: MSDPLAATLQISGAGLRAQSERLRVVSENLANARSTGETAGDDPYQRKTITFESEFSRAHQANLVSVKGIGADKAPFTVEYDPGHPAADENGYVKMPNVNTLLELADMRETNRSYEANLKVMTQAREMVMRHIDLLRN; the protein is encoded by the coding sequence ATGTCCGACCCGCTTGCCGCAACTCTTCAGATCTCCGGTGCAGGACTGCGGGCGCAGTCCGAGCGCCTGCGCGTGGTTTCCGAAAACCTCGCCAATGCCCGTTCCACGGGGGAAACGGCCGGAGATGATCCCTACCAGCGCAAGACCATCACATTTGAAAGCGAGTTCAGCAGGGCGCATCAGGCCAATCTCGTCTCGGTGAAGGGCATCGGCGCCGACAAGGCTCCCTTCACAGTCGAATACGACCCGGGTCATCCGGCGGCGGACGAGAACGGCTACGTCAAGATGCCGAACGTGAACACGCTTCTGGAGCTCGCCGACATGCGTGAGACCAACCGCTCCTACGAAGCCAATCTGAAAGTCATGACCCAGGCCCGTGAAATGGTCATGCGCCACATCGACCTTTTGAGGAACTGA
- a CDS encoding flagellar hook-basal body complex protein FliE, whose product MINEIASLTSAADGVLKSATTTRFTAATPDLGGAASVNAASFSDAMAQVSQDAIDKVKQGEASAIAGVDGQASVQQVVEAVMAAESTLQTAIAIRDKVVSAYQEISRMSI is encoded by the coding sequence ATGATCAACGAAATCGCTTCGCTGACTTCAGCTGCCGACGGCGTTCTCAAGTCCGCGACGACGACCCGTTTCACCGCGGCAACTCCGGATCTCGGCGGTGCCGCTTCGGTCAACGCCGCCAGCTTCTCCGACGCGATGGCGCAGGTTTCCCAGGACGCCATCGACAAGGTCAAGCAGGGCGAGGCCTCAGCGATCGCCGGTGTCGACGGCCAGGCGTCCGTGCAGCAGGTGGTCGAGGCCGTGATGGCGGCCGAGTCCACGCTGCAGACCGCAATCGCCATCCGCGACAAGGTGGTGAGCGCCTACCAGGAAATCAGCCGCATGTCGATCTGA
- the flgG gene encoding flagellar basal-body rod protein FlgG, with protein sequence MKALAIAATGMSAQQLNVEVVANNIANMNTTSFKRSQAEFSDLLYQAERLQGVPNRGGEDPVPEGAQLGLGVRTAGIRKLHMQGSLSNTGNQFDVALDGRGWFEITGPDDETLYTRAGSFNKNADGRLVTIDGYMVEPAIIVPEETIEVVINESGEVYAKVDGEMAPRELGQLTLANFANDVGLEPVGGNLFRETEASGVPVAGVPGDPGFGVVRQGYLESSNVDPVKEITALINAQRGYEMNSKVMKAADEMAGTVTNGIR encoded by the coding sequence ATGAAAGCCCTTGCAATTGCAGCGACAGGCATGAGCGCGCAACAGCTCAATGTCGAGGTTGTCGCCAACAACATCGCAAACATGAACACGACCTCGTTCAAGCGGTCGCAGGCGGAGTTTTCCGACCTGCTTTATCAGGCCGAACGCCTGCAGGGTGTGCCCAACCGCGGCGGCGAAGACCCGGTGCCGGAAGGTGCGCAGCTTGGTCTCGGCGTTCGCACGGCGGGGATCCGCAAGCTGCACATGCAAGGGTCCCTGAGCAACACGGGCAACCAGTTCGACGTTGCCCTGGACGGGCGTGGCTGGTTCGAGATCACGGGACCGGACGATGAAACGCTCTATACAAGGGCCGGCTCCTTCAACAAGAACGCGGATGGCCGCCTCGTGACCATTGATGGATACATGGTCGAACCCGCCATCATCGTTCCCGAGGAGACCATCGAGGTGGTCATCAACGAATCCGGCGAGGTCTACGCGAAGGTGGATGGCGAGATGGCTCCACGCGAACTTGGGCAGCTGACGCTGGCCAATTTTGCAAATGACGTCGGCCTGGAGCCTGTCGGCGGCAATCTCTTCCGCGAGACAGAAGCCTCGGGCGTTCCCGTTGCCGGCGTTCCCGGAGATCCGGGCTTCGGCGTGGTCCGGCAGGGCTATCTGGAAAGCTCAAACGTGGATCCGGTGAAGGAAATTACCGCACTGATCAATGCCCAGCGGGGCTACGAGATGAATTCCAAGGTCATGAAGGCGGCGGACGAGATGGCCGGCACAGTGACCAACGGCATCCGCTAG
- the flgA gene encoding flagellar basal body P-ring formation chaperone FlgA, with protein MPIRTLILLLALCVTGTAVRAGGIELPVPRLTIAAGTEISHQDLIERKFPSRTAQQFAVSTHRSQLVGMVARRTLLPGQPIPSRSVEKPVLVRRGEPARLVFREQGLVIIMQVEALQNGGAGSFVRVRNIDSGLVVSGRVQDDGTIRVEN; from the coding sequence ATGCCGATCCGAACACTGATCCTCCTGCTGGCGCTTTGCGTCACGGGAACGGCCGTCCGGGCAGGGGGCATCGAGCTTCCAGTCCCGCGCCTGACGATTGCCGCCGGTACGGAAATTTCGCACCAGGACCTGATCGAACGCAAGTTTCCCAGCCGTACCGCGCAGCAGTTCGCGGTCAGCACGCACCGGTCCCAACTGGTCGGAATGGTTGCCCGTCGCACCTTGCTGCCCGGACAACCCATTCCCTCCAGGTCGGTCGAAAAACCTGTGCTGGTCCGGCGCGGGGAACCGGCGCGCCTGGTGTTCCGGGAGCAGGGCCTTGTCATCATCATGCAGGTTGAAGCGCTGCAGAACGGCGGCGCCGGGAGTTTCGTCCGGGTTCGCAACATCGACAGCGGGCTGGTCGTCTCCGGCCGTGTTCAGGACGATGGCACCATTCGCGTGGAGAATTGA